From one Ignavibacteria bacterium genomic stretch:
- a CDS encoding ATP-dependent Clp protease ATP-binding subunit — protein sequence MEGNFSNRLHDVLRLSREEAFRLGHDYIGTEHLLLGIIREGEGVGIKILRNLNVDLSKLKRSIEDTVRSMSGPLTIGNIPLTKQAEKVLKITYLEAKLYKNDVIGTEHLLLSLLRDEDNIAAQILSQYSVTYDTVRKELDSYQGDKPADPAGGTPRSERTTSKTKVPERAKTPVLDNFGRDLTKLALEDKLDPVIGREKEIERVAQILSRRKKNNPVLIGEPGVGKTAIVEGLALRIVDRKVSRVLFDKRIVTLDLAALVAGTKYRGQFEERMKAVMNELEKAKDVILFIDELHTIVGAGGASGSLDASNMFKPALSRGEIQCIGATTLDEYRQFIEKDGALDRRFQKIMVDPPSVSEAVQILMNVRDRYEKHHGVRYSNEAILACVNMADRYITDRFLPDKALDVLDEAGARVHLSHISVPANVLELEEKIEQVRQEKNVVVKSQNFEEAARLRDLEKRYQTELEAAKDAWEQQGEQTIHDVTEDDIADVIAMMTGIPVNRIAESESEKLLKMADILKQQVVGQEEAVEHLAKAIRRARAGIKDPSRPIGSFMFLGPTGVGKTELAKVLARYMFDSDDALVRIDMSEYMEKFSVSRLVGAPPGYVGYEEGGQLTEKVRRKPYSIVLLDEIEKAHPDVFNILLQVFDDGQLTDGLGRRVDFKNTIIIMTSNVGMRDVKAGGRIGFSTNEETDTYDNVKHTIEETMRRLFNPEFLNRIDEYVIFRPLKKEHMVSIIDLQLKDLYKRLAARGITVEIAKTAKEFLADHGFDEKYGARPLRRTLQRYVEDPLAEEMLRGNYPEGTIVKGKLDKKAGHLVFTASKAKSADEEKPEEAETHEE from the coding sequence ATGGAAGGCAATTTTTCAAATCGGTTGCACGACGTTCTTAGGCTGAGCAGAGAAGAAGCTTTTCGGCTTGGACATGACTACATTGGCACTGAACACCTGTTGCTGGGTATCATCCGCGAAGGCGAAGGCGTTGGAATTAAGATTTTGCGGAATCTGAATGTTGATCTGAGCAAGCTCAAACGTTCGATCGAGGATACAGTGCGTTCCATGAGTGGTCCGCTTACCATTGGCAACATCCCACTAACCAAGCAGGCAGAAAAGGTTCTTAAGATTACATATCTCGAGGCGAAACTTTACAAGAACGATGTAATTGGTACAGAACACCTGCTGCTGAGTTTACTGCGTGACGAAGACAATATTGCAGCACAGATCCTCTCGCAATACTCGGTTACCTACGATACAGTTCGGAAGGAACTGGACTCGTACCAGGGCGACAAACCGGCCGATCCGGCAGGCGGCACACCAAGGTCAGAAAGAACCACGTCAAAAACAAAGGTACCGGAGCGGGCAAAGACGCCTGTGCTGGATAATTTCGGCCGTGATCTTACAAAACTTGCTCTGGAAGACAAGCTGGATCCTGTGATTGGGCGCGAAAAAGAAATCGAGCGCGTTGCTCAGATCCTCTCTCGCAGAAAGAAAAACAATCCAGTCCTTATCGGAGAGCCAGGTGTGGGCAAAACGGCCATCGTGGAAGGTCTGGCACTCAGGATAGTTGACAGAAAGGTGTCGCGCGTTTTGTTTGATAAGCGCATCGTAACGCTCGACCTTGCTGCCCTGGTTGCCGGAACAAAATACCGGGGGCAGTTCGAAGAGCGGATGAAGGCCGTTATGAACGAACTGGAAAAAGCCAAAGATGTTATCCTGTTTATTGACGAACTTCATACCATTGTCGGGGCAGGCGGTGCATCCGGATCGTTAGATGCATCGAACATGTTTAAACCTGCACTCTCGCGTGGCGAGATCCAGTGTATTGGTGCCACCACCCTGGATGAGTACCGGCAGTTTATCGAGAAAGATGGTGCGCTTGACAGACGCTTCCAGAAAATCATGGTCGATCCTCCGTCAGTATCCGAAGCAGTTCAAATTCTGATGAATGTGCGCGACCGATACGAGAAACATCATGGTGTCCGGTACAGCAACGAAGCCATACTGGCCTGTGTGAACATGGCTGACAGGTATATTACCGACAGATTTCTGCCGGATAAGGCACTGGATGTACTGGATGAAGCGGGTGCTCGCGTTCACTTGTCCCACATTTCCGTACCCGCCAACGTCCTTGAACTGGAAGAGAAAATTGAACAGGTCCGTCAGGAAAAAAACGTTGTTGTAAAGTCGCAGAACTTTGAAGAAGCCGCACGGCTTCGCGATCTTGAAAAACGATATCAAACCGAACTTGAAGCCGCTAAGGATGCATGGGAACAACAAGGCGAGCAAACCATTCACGATGTTACCGAAGATGATATTGCTGATGTTATCGCAATGATGACGGGTATCCCCGTAAACCGTATCGCCGAAAGCGAGAGCGAGAAACTTCTGAAGATGGCCGACATTCTTAAGCAACAGGTTGTTGGTCAGGAAGAAGCGGTTGAACACCTTGCAAAGGCAATCCGGCGCGCACGCGCAGGCATCAAGGATCCCTCACGTCCTATTGGCTCGTTTATGTTTCTTGGGCCAACAGGTGTTGGCAAAACTGAACTGGCAAAAGTTCTTGCACGGTATATGTTCGATTCCGACGATGCACTTGTGCGGATCGACATGAGTGAATATATGGAGAAGTTCTCGGTGTCACGTCTGGTAGGTGCTCCCCCTGGCTATGTTGGCTACGAAGAAGGCGGACAGCTAACAGAGAAAGTTCGCCGCAAACCCTACAGCATCGTCCTGCTTGACGAAATCGAGAAGGCACATCCCGATGTGTTTAACATTCTGCTGCAGGTGTTTGACGATGGACAGCTTACCGACGGACTTGGCCGGCGTGTTGACTTTAAGAATACGATCATCATCATGACCAGCAACGTTGGAATGCGCGATGTTAAAGCCGGTGGAAGAATTGGCTTTTCGACAAACGAAGAGACCGATACCTACGATAACGTGAAGCATACCATCGAAGAAACAATGCGCAGACTGTTTAATCCGGAGTTCCTGAACAGAATTGATGAGTATGTGATTTTCCGCCCGCTCAAAAAAGAACACATGGTTTCAATTATCGATCTGCAGCTGAAAGACCTCTACAAAAGGCTAGCTGCGCGTGGCATCACCGTAGAGATTGCCAAGACGGCAAAGGAATTCCTTGCCGATCACGGGTTTGATGAGAAGTACGGTGCCCGCCCGCTGCGCCGAACTCTGCAGCGCTATGTGGAAGACCCGCTTGCCGAAGAAATGCTGCGTGGCAATTATCCTGAAGGAACAATAGTGAAAGGAAAGCTCGATAAAAAAGCCGGACATTTGGTTTTCACGGCTTCTAAAGCAAAATCTGCTGATGAAGAAAAACCTGAAGAAGCAGAAACTCACGAAGAATAA
- a CDS encoding transposase, producing the protein MIEINHQFTDYKQKARANHTSDEGIRQRILQAYNVETIFGNIKQNGGFTGTGRQKLVCLLATSICSWPNTFKKLNSYF; encoded by the coding sequence ATCATCGAGATCAATCATCAGTTCACAGACTACAAACAAAAAGCCCGAGCCAATCATACCAGCGATGAAGGCATTCGCCAAAGAATACTACAAGCATACAATGTAGAAACGATCTTTGGCAACATCAAGCAGAACGGGGGCTTCACCGGCACAGGCAGGCAAAAGCTGGTTTGTCTGTTGGCAACTTCAATCTGTAGCTGGCCAAACACATTCAAAAAACTGAACTCTTACTTTTGA
- a CDS encoding D-alanine--D-alanine ligase: protein MNIVVLLGGHSPERNISLLSGRAVVGALRTLGHTVTPYDPALGIVTDEALAQATSAPVDAALLQSLDIKKILELPLAPELQCADVVFNVLHGRYGEDGYVQAVLDLHSIPYTGSGMLASATAMDKALSKMLFQVGGIPTPHWVTTTPDQASNIEMISEIRKELNGPIVVKPNNQGSTVGMTIVHSGIVEDIADAIRLAGQFSDLVLLERYVPGRELTVAVLGGDALPVIEIVADDGYYDYQHKYTKGKTQYFCPADLSEEVRDHVMSLAVVAHNVLGCKAISRVDFRLTDENIPVCLEVNTSPGFTELSLVPMAAREAGIEFGTLCEEIIRLSTEGA, encoded by the coding sequence ATGAATATCGTTGTACTCTTGGGCGGACACAGTCCTGAACGAAACATTTCGCTGCTGAGCGGGCGTGCCGTTGTAGGTGCGTTACGGACGCTGGGGCATACGGTTACACCGTACGATCCCGCCCTTGGCATTGTTACCGATGAAGCCCTGGCCCAAGCAACTTCTGCACCGGTAGATGCTGCTCTGCTACAGTCGCTCGATATTAAAAAAATATTGGAACTTCCGTTAGCACCCGAGCTGCAGTGTGCCGATGTAGTTTTTAACGTACTGCATGGACGCTACGGCGAGGATGGCTACGTACAGGCAGTTCTCGATCTGCACAGTATTCCCTACACCGGAAGCGGCATGCTTGCCAGCGCCACCGCAATGGATAAAGCCCTTTCAAAAATGCTGTTTCAGGTTGGCGGTATTCCAACACCGCACTGGGTAACCACAACACCCGATCAGGCTTCCAACATCGAGATGATCTCCGAAATTCGAAAAGAGCTTAATGGTCCGATTGTTGTAAAACCAAATAACCAGGGCTCTACAGTTGGGATGACGATTGTGCACAGCGGCATCGTTGAGGACATTGCTGATGCTATCAGGCTTGCCGGACAGTTTTCAGATCTGGTGCTTTTGGAGAGGTATGTACCCGGCCGCGAGCTTACCGTGGCGGTGTTAGGGGGCGATGCCCTGCCTGTAATCGAAATTGTTGCCGATGACGGTTATTACGACTATCAGCACAAATACACCAAGGGGAAAACCCAGTACTTCTGTCCGGCCGACCTTTCGGAGGAGGTGCGTGATCACGTAATGAGTCTGGCCGTTGTAGCCCATAATGTACTTGGCTGCAAGGCAATCAGCAGAGTGGATTTCCGGCTTACCGACGAGAACATACCGGTGTGTCTGGAAGTAAACACCTCGCCGGGATTTACCGAGCTGAGTTTAGTGCCAATGGCGGCACGTGAAGCCGGTATTGAGTTTGGAACCCTCTGTGAAGAAATAATCCGGTTGAGTACCGAAGGAGCATAA
- a CDS encoding adenosine kinase, translating to MQSIKLTGIGNALVDMEFNITEAELDGFGVRKGGMTLTNVQRQREILETLASKTPHRSSGGSVANSMIAFAQFGGTAGFMSVLGADATGEFYANEFRDLTIELAAEAVPGADTGSCVVMITPDGERTMNTTLAANTLYSRDLLDSRILQASEWLLLEGYKVTEESGAEALDVAAYTAVKNGSHVALSCSDAFIIESFADRLKPILKNTDLVICNQFEAQALAAEETAEASFRALKHSFRNVVLTKGSAGSLIHWFGTDAEIPAYHANVVDVTGAGDMYAGAFMYAVLHGYKPEHAGRLASYAASRIVQQYGARLRTDHVQIRDTILNQATIHGV from the coding sequence ATGCAGTCGATTAAACTAACAGGTATCGGCAACGCCCTGGTTGACATGGAGTTTAACATCACGGAAGCCGAGCTGGATGGCTTTGGCGTCCGCAAAGGCGGAATGACGCTTACCAACGTACAGCGCCAGCGCGAGATCCTTGAAACCCTGGCGTCGAAAACCCCTCACCGAAGCTCTGGCGGATCGGTAGCGAACTCGATGATTGCCTTTGCCCAGTTTGGCGGAACTGCCGGCTTCATGTCGGTACTTGGTGCAGATGCCACCGGAGAATTTTATGCAAACGAGTTTCGCGATCTTACAATCGAGTTGGCAGCCGAAGCAGTTCCGGGAGCCGATACAGGGTCGTGTGTTGTGATGATAACGCCTGACGGCGAACGAACCATGAATACTACGCTTGCAGCCAACACGTTGTATTCACGTGACCTTCTGGATTCCCGCATATTGCAGGCATCAGAATGGCTGCTGCTGGAAGGATATAAGGTCACCGAAGAAAGCGGAGCTGAAGCGCTCGATGTTGCTGCGTACACAGCTGTTAAAAATGGCAGTCATGTGGCGTTGAGTTGCTCGGATGCCTTCATCATTGAATCGTTTGCAGACAGGCTGAAGCCGATTCTGAAGAATACCGATCTTGTTATCTGTAACCAGTTCGAGGCACAGGCCCTTGCAGCCGAGGAAACCGCTGAAGCATCATTCAGGGCGCTGAAGCACAGCTTCCGCAACGTTGTGCTTACCAAGGGTTCAGCCGGTTCGCTGATTCACTGGTTTGGTACTGATGCCGAAATTCCGGCTTATCACGCCAACGTTGTGGATGTAACCGGTGCCGGCGATATGTATGCCGGCGCCTTTATGTATGCCGTACTTCACGGATACAAACCTGAACATGCCGGCCGGCTTGCATCGTATGCAGCGTCGCGAATCGTACAGCAGTACGGAGCCAGACTGCGTACCGACCACGTTCAGATCCGCGATACAATACTAAACCAGGCAACCATCCATGGTGTGTAG
- a CDS encoding enoyl-CoA hydratase/isomerase family protein: protein MVQLQRTGAVGIILMNRPEKRNALSPEMVQSLQSSFEQAAADPGIRSIVLRGNGPAFCAGADLAYLQKMATNSSMENLADSFGLMTLMRTISECPKPVIAMVHGPAIAGGCGLATVCDFVIAGTGKARFGYSEVAIGFVPAIVMVFLLRRLSDTQARRLVLSAEIIQADEAVRIGLATRHVADDDLESEVMHLAEHLAGLSADSIALSKQMFTALHGMSIDAGLSYAATVNAFARSTQDCQNGIANFLNKQKT, encoded by the coding sequence ATGGTTCAACTTCAACGTACCGGAGCGGTTGGGATTATCCTGATGAACCGTCCGGAAAAACGGAACGCGCTGAGTCCGGAGATGGTACAATCTCTGCAAAGCAGCTTTGAACAGGCAGCCGCTGACCCGGGCATTCGCAGTATCGTGCTAAGAGGTAACGGCCCCGCATTTTGTGCCGGAGCTGACCTGGCATACCTGCAGAAGATGGCAACCAACAGCTCGATGGAGAATCTTGCTGATAGTTTCGGGTTAATGACGCTGATGCGAACCATCAGTGAATGCCCAAAGCCGGTGATTGCCATGGTGCACGGTCCTGCCATTGCCGGCGGCTGTGGTCTTGCCACGGTGTGTGATTTTGTGATTGCCGGTACCGGGAAGGCTCGTTTTGGATATAGCGAAGTTGCAATTGGATTTGTCCCCGCAATCGTAATGGTATTCCTCCTACGAAGACTATCAGACACCCAGGCACGTCGGCTGGTTTTGTCGGCCGAAATCATACAAGCCGACGAAGCGGTTCGAATTGGCCTTGCAACCAGGCATGTTGCCGATGATGATCTTGAAAGCGAAGTCATGCACCTGGCCGAGCATCTTGCAGGATTAAGCGCTGACTCGATTGCTTTGAGCAAGCAGATGTTTACTGCCTTACATGGGATGAGCATTGATGCCGGGCTTAGCTACGCTGCAACTGTAAATGCGTTTGCCAGATCAACGCAGGACTGTCAAAACGGAATAGCAAACTTTCTTAACAAACAGAAAACATAG
- a CDS encoding uracil-DNA glycosylase: MKTFDDVAAYLQQQTEVFGRTTWVTLTALPEPHELHSPLAGNTMDTPWTEAENLDAMHKAIENCMKCPLGTTRIRLVFGTGNPNAEIMVIGEAPGADEDEQGLPFVGRAGQLLTKILESIDLNRADVYVANIIKCRPPNNRKPTPFEIESCEPYLWKQIDLVRPRFILALGLTAANTLLKNKSSMKDLRGIIHNYHGIQTIVTYHPAALLRNPSWKKETWEDVKFLRTLINTSNT; the protein is encoded by the coding sequence ATGAAAACTTTTGATGATGTAGCTGCGTACCTGCAGCAGCAGACAGAGGTGTTTGGCAGAACTACCTGGGTTACACTGACAGCACTGCCGGAACCACACGAATTACACAGCCCATTGGCCGGGAATACTATGGATACACCGTGGACCGAAGCCGAAAACCTTGACGCAATGCACAAGGCAATAGAAAACTGCATGAAATGTCCGCTGGGCACCACCCGCATACGTCTGGTTTTTGGTACCGGTAACCCGAATGCCGAGATTATGGTGATTGGTGAAGCTCCCGGTGCTGACGAAGATGAGCAGGGTTTGCCCTTTGTGGGCAGGGCAGGCCAACTGCTTACAAAGATTCTGGAAAGCATTGATTTGAACCGGGCAGATGTGTATGTGGCGAACATCATTAAGTGTCGGCCCCCCAATAACCGGAAACCAACGCCATTCGAGATTGAAAGCTGTGAACCCTATCTGTGGAAACAAATCGATTTGGTCAGGCCACGGTTTATTCTTGCGCTGGGTTTAACCGCTGCCAATACGCTGTTAAAAAACAAAAGCAGTATGAAAGACCTGCGCGGCATCATTCATAACTATCACGGAATTCAAACCATTGTTACCTATCACCCGGCGGCATTACTCCGAAATCCCTCCTGGAAGAAAGAAACATGGGAAGATGTTAAGTTTCTACGAACACTCATTAACACATCAAACACATGA